In Vibrio celticus, one genomic interval encodes:
- a CDS encoding YcjX family GTP-binding protein: protein MKHLTQEMSDFISRGTDSHIRVAVTGLSRAGKTAFITSLVNQLLHTSTHKNLPLLASARDGRIIGAKRIPQHNMMIPRFSYDEAMESLNAQPPEWPVPTRDVSEIRLAIKYKPAKGAKKLLSKNSTLYLDIVDYPGEWLLDLPLLDMDFDTWSQSQFAALKGDRETYSQQWNAMRGDIDLLAEADEKKLVAIADSYTQYLHTCKSNGLHWVQPGRFVLPGELEGAPVLQFFPCIAPEGKFSKTSNYAVLKARYEEYQQKVVKAFYKNHFATFDRQIVLVDCLQPLNAGYDSFMDMRGALEQLLKSFKYGRSNILRRLFAPKIDKILFAATKADHVTPDQHPNLVSLLQQMVHPAWQQAAFEHIDMSCMSIASIQATSAGYISSGSDNVPALQGVTLDNVPQTMYPGEVPRKLPNKQYWETNQFDFTSFRPMEQHSDEPCQHLRVDKVLEYLIGDKLK, encoded by the coding sequence ATGAAACACCTAACTCAAGAAATGAGTGACTTTATAAGCAGAGGAACGGATTCTCATATTCGAGTAGCGGTCACGGGGCTTTCTCGTGCGGGTAAGACAGCATTCATAACTTCGCTGGTTAATCAGCTTCTTCATACGTCTACCCACAAAAATCTACCTCTGCTTGCATCAGCGAGAGATGGAAGAATTATTGGCGCAAAGCGCATCCCGCAACACAACATGATGATCCCACGCTTCTCTTATGATGAAGCGATGGAGTCGTTGAATGCACAGCCACCAGAATGGCCGGTGCCAACGCGTGATGTCAGTGAGATTCGTTTAGCAATCAAATATAAGCCTGCGAAGGGCGCAAAGAAGCTACTGAGTAAAAACAGCACCCTTTATCTCGATATTGTCGATTATCCAGGTGAATGGTTGCTTGATTTGCCGTTACTGGATATGGACTTCGATACCTGGAGCCAATCTCAGTTTGCCGCATTGAAAGGCGACAGAGAAACTTACTCCCAACAGTGGAACGCAATGCGCGGTGATATCGATTTGCTAGCAGAAGCGGACGAAAAGAAACTGGTCGCGATTGCCGATAGCTACACCCAGTACCTTCATACTTGTAAAAGTAACGGGCTGCATTGGGTACAGCCGGGTCGATTCGTATTACCCGGTGAGCTTGAAGGCGCGCCTGTGCTGCAATTTTTCCCGTGTATCGCTCCTGAAGGTAAGTTTTCAAAAACAAGTAACTACGCGGTTTTAAAAGCGCGTTATGAAGAGTATCAACAGAAGGTCGTGAAAGCGTTCTACAAGAATCACTTCGCGACGTTCGACAGACAAATCGTGCTGGTGGATTGTTTACAGCCACTTAATGCGGGCTATGACTCGTTCATGGATATGCGTGGCGCGTTAGAACAGTTACTTAAGAGCTTTAAGTACGGGCGAAGCAATATCTTAAGGCGTCTGTTTGCACCGAAGATCGACAAAATCTTGTTTGCAGCCACCAAGGCTGACCACGTGACACCGGATCAACATCCGAACTTGGTGTCACTGTTACAACAGATGGTACATCCGGCTTGGCAGCAGGCGGCGTTTGAACACATCGACATGAGTTGTATGAGTATCGCGTCTATTCAAGCGACCAGCGCGGGCTATATCTCGTCGGGCTCAGACAATGTTCCGGCGTTGCAAGGTGTGACTTTGGATAATGTTCCTCAAACCATGTATCCGGGAGAGGTGCCGCGCAAACTGCCGAACAAACAGTATTGGGAAACCAACCAGTTTGATTTCACGAGCTTTAGGCCAATGGAACAACACTCCGATGAGCCTTGCCAACATCTAAGAGTCGACAAGGTTTTAGAGTATCTCATTGGCGACAAGTTGAAGTAA
- the pabB gene encoding aminodeoxychorismate synthase component I, which translates to MNNNEFRSIQIKPLEYQSTLAKQLFSHIENLPWAMLLRSASESHVDSRYDILVAQPIATFETIGAKTTVNVNETCEVSDSDPFELLDQYQQQLLPATKEHTELPFVGGALGYFSYDLGRRVETLPSLATRNIEAPDMAVGLYEWAVIVDHQLKTACIVGNNIDEHHDWLMQKMGQSHLTHAPFGLTTPWKSNMSEESYATKFDSVQEYLLSGDCYQINLAQRFNAQYKGSEWLAYDKLEQYNSAPFSGFIRLADCAIISVSPERFLELKDNVIETKPIKGTRPRSENPMIDDANAQDLASADKDQAENLMIVDLLRNDIGRVAKPGTVHVPKLFDIESFPAVHHLVSTIRADLDEQYSATDLLRACFPGGSITGAPKVRAMQIIEELEPHRRSAYCGSIGYISRNGRMDTSITIRTLVAENNTLYAWAGGGVVFDSDCASEYQETLDKLSRILPVLEDC; encoded by the coding sequence ATGAATAACAACGAATTTCGCTCTATCCAAATCAAGCCGCTTGAATATCAATCAACTTTAGCTAAACAGCTGTTTTCCCATATTGAAAACCTGCCGTGGGCAATGCTATTACGCTCCGCTTCAGAAAGCCACGTTGATAGTCGATACGATATTTTAGTTGCTCAACCCATCGCCACCTTCGAAACGATCGGTGCAAAAACGACCGTTAATGTTAATGAGACGTGCGAGGTTTCAGACTCCGATCCTTTCGAACTACTCGACCAATATCAGCAACAGTTATTGCCTGCGACTAAAGAGCACACTGAGTTGCCATTCGTTGGCGGCGCTTTAGGCTATTTTAGTTATGATTTAGGGCGCAGAGTAGAGACACTTCCTTCACTCGCAACGCGTAATATTGAAGCACCTGACATGGCGGTTGGCTTATATGAATGGGCTGTTATCGTTGATCACCAACTGAAAACGGCGTGTATTGTCGGTAACAATATCGATGAACATCATGATTGGCTGATGCAGAAAATGGGTCAATCACACCTAACACATGCGCCCTTTGGATTAACCACACCGTGGAAATCCAATATGAGCGAAGAGAGCTACGCCACCAAGTTCGATAGCGTTCAAGAATACCTGTTATCCGGGGACTGCTATCAGATCAACTTAGCTCAGCGCTTCAATGCTCAATACAAAGGCAGTGAATGGCTGGCTTATGACAAGTTAGAGCAGTACAACTCAGCGCCCTTTTCGGGTTTTATCCGTTTGGCCGACTGCGCAATCATCAGTGTTTCGCCAGAGCGTTTCTTAGAACTCAAAGACAATGTGATTGAAACCAAGCCAATTAAAGGCACACGACCTCGTTCTGAGAACCCGATGATTGATGATGCTAACGCGCAAGATCTGGCAAGCGCCGATAAAGATCAGGCGGAAAACTTGATGATCGTCGACCTACTTCGTAATGACATTGGCCGAGTGGCAAAACCGGGCACAGTGCATGTACCAAAGTTGTTCGATATTGAGAGCTTCCCTGCCGTGCACCACTTGGTAAGCACGATACGAGCAGACCTTGATGAGCAATATTCTGCGACTGACCTTCTGAGAGCGTGTTTCCCTGGAGGATCGATTACTGGCGCACCAAAAGTTCGCGCGATGCAGATCATTGAAGAGTTAGAACCACATCGACGTTCAGCGTACTGCGGCAGTATTGGCTACATCAGCCGAAATGGCAGAATGGACACCAGCATTACCATTCGTACATTAGTCGCCGAGAATAATACGCTTTATGCATGGGCTGGCGGAGGTGTGGTGTTCGATAGTGATTGTGCTTCTGAATACCAAGAAACACTGGATAAGCTGAGTCGAATTCTACCGGTACTTGAAGATTGCTAA
- a CDS encoding ATP-binding protein: MDLASALEKKLKRQIAARKAAEGLLEQKSLELFEANQQLELALRQLEKRSNANIRRIEFQEQIDNLLIDFGRAFLRNDLDDVMLSELTTNVTSSYLIEASRLILPPKLIPQLQTCDYGDETVEVLEQDIQEPHWQDDLLTVPLEVEKVIVGALIVRVRLLDQDYEFIQSQLLLVTDLICSALTHQLAINRNIESRKRAEESERATRDFVAMINHELRTPLNGLLGSAELISDTELNSSQREIVNNLRQSGEFLRTIINDLLDFSKINAGMLELIPKKFALNDLRNTIESIFVNRAIEKQLEFNISVASNVPSHFQGDLERITQLFVNLIGNAIKFTEEGHVNVDIEWDKNQFVFSVEDTGVGIAESAHKTLFEPFTQADNSSSRNYEGTGLGLAICRKLVALMNGDIGVTSVVGSGTTFTISIPLQVVDVPAESDSVTKGFESEVELSLLKVLVVDDIKMNQIIIQQMLRKHEIEPAIASNGVEGFELASDNEYDIVFMDCRMPVMDGFEATEKLREKGYVKSIVALTAGTTLEERERCIQCGMDDILSKPYTANDLKEMLKKWGVSAVKVA; the protein is encoded by the coding sequence ATGGATCTGGCATCTGCCCTAGAGAAGAAGCTCAAACGTCAAATCGCGGCAAGAAAAGCGGCTGAAGGATTGTTGGAACAGAAGAGCCTCGAGCTGTTCGAGGCTAACCAACAACTTGAGCTTGCTTTGCGTCAGTTAGAAAAGCGCTCCAACGCGAATATACGCCGCATTGAATTCCAAGAACAAATCGACAACCTGTTGATTGATTTTGGGCGCGCGTTTCTAAGAAATGATCTCGATGATGTTATGCTATCTGAATTAACGACCAATGTGACCAGCAGTTACTTAATCGAAGCCAGTCGTTTGATTCTACCTCCCAAGCTCATCCCTCAGTTACAGACCTGTGATTATGGCGATGAGACTGTCGAGGTGTTAGAGCAAGACATTCAAGAACCTCATTGGCAAGACGACCTGCTGACCGTGCCTTTAGAGGTTGAAAAAGTCATAGTTGGCGCGTTAATCGTCAGAGTCAGGTTGTTAGACCAAGACTACGAGTTTATACAAAGCCAACTGTTGTTAGTAACGGACCTTATTTGCAGTGCCTTAACCCATCAACTAGCAATCAACCGAAATATTGAATCACGTAAACGAGCGGAAGAGTCCGAAAGGGCAACGCGTGACTTTGTGGCCATGATTAACCATGAGTTAAGAACTCCGCTTAATGGCTTGTTAGGTAGTGCAGAATTGATCAGTGATACGGAACTAAACAGCTCTCAACGTGAAATAGTGAACAACCTGCGCCAGTCTGGAGAGTTTCTCAGAACCATCATTAATGACTTGCTGGATTTCAGCAAAATTAACGCAGGGATGTTAGAACTGATTCCAAAGAAATTTGCCCTGAATGACTTGCGAAACACGATTGAAAGCATCTTCGTCAATCGAGCAATAGAGAAGCAGCTTGAATTCAATATCAGTGTTGCGTCAAATGTTCCCTCCCATTTCCAAGGCGATTTAGAGCGCATCACACAGCTGTTTGTGAACTTAATCGGTAATGCGATTAAATTTACAGAAGAGGGGCATGTGAATGTTGATATTGAGTGGGACAAAAACCAATTTGTTTTCTCTGTAGAAGATACCGGAGTCGGAATTGCTGAATCGGCGCATAAGACGCTGTTTGAACCTTTTACGCAGGCAGACAACTCAAGTAGCCGAAACTATGAGGGCACCGGGCTTGGGTTAGCGATTTGTCGCAAGCTGGTGGCTTTGATGAATGGCGATATTGGGGTGACCAGTGTTGTTGGCTCAGGTACGACCTTTACCATCTCGATTCCTCTTCAAGTTGTCGATGTTCCAGCTGAGAGTGATAGTGTTACCAAGGGCTTTGAGTCTGAAGTGGAATTGTCACTACTTAAAGTGCTGGTGGTTGATGATATTAAGATGAACCAGATCATCATCCAACAGATGCTCCGTAAACATGAGATTGAACCAGCTATCGCAAGTAATGGTGTCGAAGGATTTGAGCTCGCGTCAGACAACGAATACGACATTGTATTCATGGATTGCAGAATGCCTGTTATGGACGGGTTTGAAGCAACAGAGAAGCTAAGAGAGAAAGGTTACGTTAAATCTATTGTGGCACTGACTGCCGGAACGACTCTTGAAGAACGCGAACGTTGTATTCAGTGTGGCATGGATGACATTTTGAGTAAGCCTTACACCGCCAACGATCTGAAAGAGATGCTCAAGAAGTGGGGTGTCTCAGCGGTGAAGGTCGCTTAA
- a CDS encoding fumarate hydratase codes for MTVIRKQDVISSVADALQYISYYHPLDFVQALEKAYEKEESQAAKDAIAQILINSRMSAEGHRPICQDTGIVTCFVNIGMDVRWETDQTVQQMVDEGVRQAYNNPDNPLRASVLMDPAGKRINTKDNTPAVVHINMVPGNKVEIQIAAKGGGSENKTKMVMLNPSDDIAEWVEKTLPTMGAGWCPPGMLGIGIGGTAEKAAVLAKESLMEHIDIQELIEKGPENAEEELRLDIFNRVNKLGIGAQGLGGLTTVVDVKIKTAPTHAASKPVCLIPNCAATRHVHFTLDGSGPAELTPPKLEEWPDITWEAGANTRRVNLDEVTKEDVQEWKTGETVLLSGKILTGRDAAHKRIQGMLESGEGLPAGVDFKGKFIYYVGPVDAVGDEAVGPAGPTTSTRMDKFTDMMLNETGIMGMIGKAERGPATVESIKEHKAVYLMAVGGAAYLVAKAIKKARVVAFEDLGMEAIYEFEVEDMPVTVAVDSNGVNAHQIGPDTWKVKIAEAEKA; via the coding sequence ATGACGGTTATTCGTAAGCAAGATGTGATCAGCAGTGTCGCTGACGCACTTCAGTACATTTCTTATTATCACCCTTTAGACTTTGTCCAAGCCCTAGAAAAAGCGTACGAGAAAGAAGAGAGCCAAGCAGCTAAAGATGCTATTGCTCAGATTCTTATCAACTCACGCATGTCTGCGGAAGGCCATCGTCCAATTTGTCAGGATACGGGTATTGTTACTTGTTTCGTGAACATCGGTATGGATGTTAGGTGGGAAACGGATCAAACAGTACAACAGATGGTTGATGAAGGCGTTCGTCAAGCTTACAACAACCCAGATAACCCATTGCGTGCATCTGTCCTAATGGACCCTGCAGGTAAGCGTATTAATACCAAAGACAACACACCAGCGGTTGTCCATATTAATATGGTTCCAGGCAACAAAGTTGAAATTCAAATCGCGGCTAAGGGCGGCGGTTCTGAGAACAAAACCAAGATGGTTATGCTGAACCCTTCTGATGATATTGCAGAATGGGTAGAGAAGACGCTGCCAACAATGGGTGCAGGCTGGTGTCCACCGGGCATGCTAGGTATAGGCATCGGCGGTACGGCTGAAAAAGCAGCGGTACTAGCAAAAGAATCTTTGATGGAACACATCGATATTCAAGAGCTGATCGAAAAAGGCCCAGAGAACGCAGAAGAAGAGCTTCGTTTAGACATCTTCAACCGTGTAAATAAGCTTGGTATTGGTGCACAAGGTCTTGGCGGTCTAACGACTGTGGTTGACGTGAAAATCAAAACTGCACCAACGCACGCAGCATCTAAGCCAGTTTGCCTAATCCCGAACTGTGCAGCAACGCGTCACGTTCACTTCACACTAGACGGCAGCGGCCCAGCAGAACTAACGCCACCTAAACTAGAAGAGTGGCCAGACATCACTTGGGAAGCGGGCGCAAATACACGCCGTGTTAACCTTGATGAAGTGACTAAAGAAGACGTACAAGAGTGGAAGACCGGAGAAACGGTTCTTCTGTCAGGTAAGATCTTAACCGGTCGTGATGCTGCTCATAAACGTATTCAAGGCATGCTAGAAAGCGGCGAAGGCTTACCAGCTGGCGTTGATTTCAAAGGCAAGTTCATTTACTACGTGGGTCCTGTTGATGCTGTAGGTGATGAAGCGGTAGGTCCTGCGGGTCCAACAACTTCAACACGTATGGATAAGTTCACTGACATGATGCTGAACGAAACTGGCATTATGGGCATGATCGGTAAAGCGGAACGTGGCCCTGCAACGGTTGAATCAATCAAAGAGCACAAAGCGGTTTACCTAATGGCGGTTGGCGGTGCAGCTTATTTAGTAGCGAAAGCAATTAAAAAAGCACGCGTAGTTGCGTTTGAAGATCTCGGTATGGAAGCGATTTACGAGTTTGAAGTTGAAGATATGCCTGTAACGGTAGCGGTTGACTCTAACGGCGTGAACGCACACCAGATCGGCCCTGACACGTGGAAAGTGAAGATTGCTGAAGCTGAGAAAGCGTAA
- a CDS encoding heme NO-binding domain-containing protein, whose product MKGIIFTEFLELVEDKFGLELLEEVLEMSEDEGIYTSVGSYDHKDLVRLIINLSKKTDIDAASLQRVFGQSVFKNLLASLPNKASLAHSNTTFQFIQHVERYIHVEVKKLYPDAEPPEFSFITTTEAQLVFDYKSARCMSHVCLGLIEGCAEYHGESIAVEMTPQNDDQSVVRFNLKVEK is encoded by the coding sequence ATGAAAGGAATCATATTCACCGAATTTTTAGAGCTTGTTGAAGACAAGTTTGGGCTAGAGCTTTTGGAAGAAGTTCTAGAAATGTCAGAAGATGAAGGGATCTATACGTCGGTCGGCAGTTACGACCACAAAGACCTTGTCAGGTTGATTATCAACTTGAGTAAGAAAACCGATATTGATGCAGCAAGCTTGCAACGCGTTTTTGGGCAGTCTGTTTTTAAGAACTTACTGGCCTCATTACCAAATAAAGCGAGCCTTGCTCACAGCAATACCACCTTTCAATTTATTCAGCACGTAGAGCGCTACATTCACGTTGAAGTGAAGAAGCTCTATCCAGATGCTGAGCCACCTGAATTCAGTTTTATCACCACTACCGAAGCACAACTTGTTTTTGACTACAAAAGCGCAAGGTGTATGTCTCATGTTTGCTTAGGACTTATAGAAGGATGCGCTGAATACCACGGTGAATCTATCGCGGTGGAGATGACGCCACAAAATGATGACCAAAGCGTGGTTAGGTTTAATCTCAAAGTAGAAAAGTAA